One Pseudoliparis swirei isolate HS2019 ecotype Mariana Trench chromosome 4, NWPU_hadal_v1, whole genome shotgun sequence genomic window carries:
- the dnaja2a gene encoding dnaJ homolog subfamily A member 2a encodes MATVTDTKLYDILGVSPSSTENELKKAYRKLAKEYHPDKNPNAGDKFKEISFAYEVLTNPEKKELYDRYGEQGLREGGGGGPGMDDIFSHIFGGGLFGFMGGQGSRSRNGGRRRGEDMVHPLKVSLEDVYNGKTTKLQLSKNVLCSTCNGQGGKSGAVQKCTTCRGRGMRIMIRQLAPGMVQQMQSVCTDCNGEGEVISEKDRCKKCEGKKVVKEVKILEVHVDKGMKHGQKITFGGEADQAPGVEPGDIVLVLQEKENETFRRDGNDLFMNYKLGLVEALCGFQFMVKHLDERQIVVKYPAGKIIEPGSVRVVRGEGMPQYRNPFEKGDLYIKFEVQFPDNNWISPEKLVELEDMLPSRSAPPIITADTEEVDLQDYDVGQSSTSGSRREAYNDSDDEEGGHHGPGVQCAHQ; translated from the exons ATGGCGACTGTTACAGACACGAAACTATACGACATCCTCGGCGTGTCTCCGTCCTCGACTGAAAACGAGCTGAAGAAG GCATACCGGAAGCTGGCAAAGGAATACCACCCTGACAAGAACCCTAACGCTGGTGACAAG TTCAAAGAAATCAGTTTTGCCTATGAGGTGCTGACCAACCCTGAAAAGAAGGAACTTTATGACCGCTATGGGGAACAAGGCTTGCGGGAAGGAGGTGGGGGTGGCCCGGGAATGGACGACATCTTCTCCCACATCTTTGGCGGTGGACTTTTTGGATTCATGGGAGGCCAGGGGAGTCGTTCAAGGAATGGAGgtcggaggagaggagaggacatggtcCATCCACTCAA GGTGTCACTGGAGGATGTCTACAATGGGAAGACAACTAAACTTCAACTTAGCAAGAATGTACTCTGTAGCACTTGTAACGG GCAGGGAGGCAAGTCGGGCGCTGTTCAAAAATGTACCACATGTAGAGGGCGTGGCATGCGCATCATGATCAGACAGCTGGCCCCAGGAATGGTCCAGCAGATGCAGTCTGTGTGTACCGATTGTAACGGCGAAG GTGAAGTTATCAGCGAGAAAGACCGCTGTAAAAAATGCGAGGGCAAGAAAGTCGTGAAAGAGGTGAAGATTCTGGAGGTACACGTGGACAAAGGCATGAAGCACGGCCAGAAAATTACTTTCGGAGGGGAGGCTGACCAGGCACCTGGAGTCGAGCCTGGGGATATAGTCCTTGTCCTGCAGGAAAAAGAGAATGAG ACATTCAGGCGAGATGGCAACGACCTGTTCATGAACTACAAGCTCGGGCTGGTGGAGGCGCTGTGCGGCTTCCAGTTTATGGTGAAACACTTAGACGAAAGACAGATTGTTGTGAAGTACCCTGCTGGCAAAATCATTGAACCAG GCTCAGTCCGAGTGGTGCGAGGTGAAGGCATGCCACAGTACCGAAACCCCTTTGAGAAGGGAGATCTGTACATCAAGTTTGAAGTCCAGTTCCCAGACAACAACTGGATCAGCCCTGAGAAACTTGTG gagctggaggacatgCTGCCCTCACGGTCGGCGCCACCCATCATCACCGCAGACACGGAGGAGGTCGACCTGCAGGACTACGACGTCGGCCAGAGCTCAACGTCGGGAAGCCGCAGAGAGGCCTACAACGACAGCGATGACGAAGAGGGCGGCCACCACGGGCCAGGGGTACAGTGTGCCCACCAGTAG